One genomic window of Magnolia sinica isolate HGM2019 chromosome 3, MsV1, whole genome shotgun sequence includes the following:
- the LOC131240928 gene encoding B-box zinc finger protein 22-like isoform X3 — protein MKIQCNACERAEASVLCCADEAALCWACDQKIHAANKLASKHQRVPLSNSSSQMPRCDICQETAGYFFCLEDRALLCRKCDVAIHTANSYVSAHQRFLLTGVKVGLEPTEPIASSKAKSNSMQRTTEPPSEPSFKCGTSISLSGENNGVLVSQPGVGGGLPASKVSFSSCGTVPGIIPDWPLEDFLGLTDFSQNYGFMDQGSSKADFAKLGDSEWSPIYRAAADEDLDLDECLGQVPEIPQPKIPSPPTATGLYWPKNFRSNHSANNSVFVPDICSPSLQNDHEYQLNTADVILKRRRLS, from the exons atgaagaTACAGTGCAACGCGTGCGAGAGAGCAGAGGCGAGCGTGCTGTGTTGCGCGGACGAAGCGGCGCTGTGCTGGGCGTGCGACCAGAAGATTCATGCGGCCAACAAGCTCGCGAGCAAGCATCAGAGAGTCCCGCTCTCCAACTCCTCTTCTCAGATGCCCAGATGCGATATTTGCCAG GAGACGGCTGGCTACTTTTTCTGCTTAGAGGACCGTGCTTTGCTCTGTAGAAAATGTGATGTCGCCATCCACACTGCAAACTCTTATGTTTCTGCCCACCAGAGGTTTCTGCTCACCGGGGTGAAAGTGGGGCTTGAACCCACCGAGCCAATTGCTTCTTCCAAGGCAAAGTCGAACTCCATGCAAAGAACTACAGAACCACCCTCTGAACCCTCATTTAAATGTGGAACCTCAATATCGTTGTCTGGTGAAAACAATGGAGTATTAGTGAGCCAACCAGGTGTTGGTGGAGGCTTACCTGCTAGCAAGGTGTCATTTTCCAGCTGTGGCACGGTGCCTGGAATTATTCCCGATTGGCCTTTGGAAGACTTTCTAGGATTAACGGATTTCAGTCAGAACTATGGGTTCATGGATCAGGGATCCTCCAAG GCTGATTTTGCCAAGCTTGGAGATTCTGAATGGTCTCCAATCTACCGAGCTGCTGCCGATGAGGATCTagaccttgatgaatgcttgggCCAGGTACCGGAGATCCCACAGCCCAAAATCCCTTCTCCACCCACAGCCACAGGTCTCTACTGGCCGAAGAACTTCCGGAGCAACCATTCAGCCAACAATTCGGTATTTGTGCCTGACATATGTTCGCCATCTTTGCAAAATGACCATGAGTACCAACTAAACACAGCGGATGTGATTTTGAAAAGACGGAGGCTGTCTTAA
- the LOC131240928 gene encoding B-box zinc finger protein 22-like isoform X2: MKIQCNACERAEASVLCCADEAALCWACDQKIHAANKLASKHQRVPLSNSSSQMPRCDICQETAGYFFCLEDRALLCRKCDVAIHTANSYVSAHQRFLLTGVKVGLEPTEPIASSKAKSNSMQRTTEPPSEPSFKCGTSISLSGENNGVLVSQPGVGGGLPASKVSFSSCGTVPGIIPDWPLEDFLGLTDFSQNYGFMDQGSSKQADFAKLGDSEWSPIYRAAADEDLDLDECLGQVPEIPQPKIPSPPTATGLYWPKNFRSNHSANNSVFVPDICSPSLQNDHEYQLNTADVILKRRRLS; encoded by the exons atgaagaTACAGTGCAACGCGTGCGAGAGAGCAGAGGCGAGCGTGCTGTGTTGCGCGGACGAAGCGGCGCTGTGCTGGGCGTGCGACCAGAAGATTCATGCGGCCAACAAGCTCGCGAGCAAGCATCAGAGAGTCCCGCTCTCCAACTCCTCTTCTCAGATGCCCAGATGCGATATTTGCCAG GAGACGGCTGGCTACTTTTTCTGCTTAGAGGACCGTGCTTTGCTCTGTAGAAAATGTGATGTCGCCATCCACACTGCAAACTCTTATGTTTCTGCCCACCAGAGGTTTCTGCTCACCGGGGTGAAAGTGGGGCTTGAACCCACCGAGCCAATTGCTTCTTCCAAGGCAAAGTCGAACTCCATGCAAAGAACTACAGAACCACCCTCTGAACCCTCATTTAAATGTGGAACCTCAATATCGTTGTCTGGTGAAAACAATGGAGTATTAGTGAGCCAACCAGGTGTTGGTGGAGGCTTACCTGCTAGCAAGGTGTCATTTTCCAGCTGTGGCACGGTGCCTGGAATTATTCCCGATTGGCCTTTGGAAGACTTTCTAGGATTAACGGATTTCAGTCAGAACTATGGGTTCATGGATCAGGGATCCTCCAAG CAGGCTGATTTTGCCAAGCTTGGAGATTCTGAATGGTCTCCAATCTACCGAGCTGCTGCCGATGAGGATCTagaccttgatgaatgcttgggCCAGGTACCGGAGATCCCACAGCCCAAAATCCCTTCTCCACCCACAGCCACAGGTCTCTACTGGCCGAAGAACTTCCGGAGCAACCATTCAGCCAACAATTCGGTATTTGTGCCTGACATATGTTCGCCATCTTTGCAAAATGACCATGAGTACCAACTAAACACAGCGGATGTGATTTTGAAAAGACGGAGGCTGTCTTAA
- the LOC131240928 gene encoding B-box zinc finger protein 22-like isoform X1: MKIQCNACERAEASVLCCADEAALCWACDQKIHAANKLASKHQRVPLSNSSSQMPRCDICQETAGYFFCLEDRALLCRKCDVAIHTANSYVSAHQRFLLTGVKVGLEPTEPIASSKAKSNSMQRTTEPPSEPSFKCGTSISLSGENNGVLVSQPGVGGGLPASKVSFSSCGTVPGIIPDWPLEDFLGLTDFSQNYGFMDQGSSKIHISYPLFLVDVQQADFAKLGDSEWSPIYRAAADEDLDLDECLGQVPEIPQPKIPSPPTATGLYWPKNFRSNHSANNSVFVPDICSPSLQNDHEYQLNTADVILKRRRLS; encoded by the exons atgaagaTACAGTGCAACGCGTGCGAGAGAGCAGAGGCGAGCGTGCTGTGTTGCGCGGACGAAGCGGCGCTGTGCTGGGCGTGCGACCAGAAGATTCATGCGGCCAACAAGCTCGCGAGCAAGCATCAGAGAGTCCCGCTCTCCAACTCCTCTTCTCAGATGCCCAGATGCGATATTTGCCAG GAGACGGCTGGCTACTTTTTCTGCTTAGAGGACCGTGCTTTGCTCTGTAGAAAATGTGATGTCGCCATCCACACTGCAAACTCTTATGTTTCTGCCCACCAGAGGTTTCTGCTCACCGGGGTGAAAGTGGGGCTTGAACCCACCGAGCCAATTGCTTCTTCCAAGGCAAAGTCGAACTCCATGCAAAGAACTACAGAACCACCCTCTGAACCCTCATTTAAATGTGGAACCTCAATATCGTTGTCTGGTGAAAACAATGGAGTATTAGTGAGCCAACCAGGTGTTGGTGGAGGCTTACCTGCTAGCAAGGTGTCATTTTCCAGCTGTGGCACGGTGCCTGGAATTATTCCCGATTGGCCTTTGGAAGACTTTCTAGGATTAACGGATTTCAGTCAGAACTATGGGTTCATGGATCAGGGATCCTCCAAG ATTCATATCTCCTATCCACTTTTTTTGGTTGATGTTCAGCAGGCTGATTTTGCCAAGCTTGGAGATTCTGAATGGTCTCCAATCTACCGAGCTGCTGCCGATGAGGATCTagaccttgatgaatgcttgggCCAGGTACCGGAGATCCCACAGCCCAAAATCCCTTCTCCACCCACAGCCACAGGTCTCTACTGGCCGAAGAACTTCCGGAGCAACCATTCAGCCAACAATTCGGTATTTGTGCCTGACATATGTTCGCCATCTTTGCAAAATGACCATGAGTACCAACTAAACACAGCGGATGTGATTTTGAAAAGACGGAGGCTGTCTTAA